From Cumulibacter manganitolerans, one genomic window encodes:
- a CDS encoding DUF937 domain-containing protein, with the protein MNDIDSLIAQIPLSQVARTLGVDERTASEAVRAAVPALVGGLGANAQDPAGEQSLAQALERHQGADPATLFDLGAQDERDGAKIVHHVFGGNTGQVVDQLAGARPALGSDMLAKLLPLLAPIVLKWLAAKWSQRSGGTATRSGTPASGGVGQSPAGFPAPADAGSPSSAPEHRAGGGLGDLLGGLLGGSGGGLGDLLGGLLGRGRK; encoded by the coding sequence GTGAACGACATCGACAGCCTCATCGCCCAGATCCCCCTTTCCCAGGTCGCCCGGACGCTCGGCGTCGACGAGCGGACGGCGAGCGAGGCGGTGCGCGCGGCGGTCCCCGCCCTGGTCGGCGGCCTCGGCGCGAACGCCCAGGATCCCGCGGGCGAGCAGTCGCTCGCGCAGGCGCTCGAGCGGCACCAGGGCGCGGACCCGGCGACGCTGTTCGATCTCGGCGCGCAGGACGAGCGGGACGGCGCGAAGATCGTGCACCACGTCTTCGGCGGCAACACCGGCCAGGTGGTCGACCAGCTCGCGGGCGCGCGCCCTGCACTCGGGTCGGACATGCTCGCCAAGCTGCTTCCGCTGCTGGCGCCGATCGTGCTGAAGTGGCTGGCGGCCAAGTGGTCGCAGCGGTCCGGCGGCACGGCGACCCGGTCCGGCACCCCGGCTTCCGGTGGCGTCGGGCAGTCACCGGCCGGCTTCCCCGCCCCGGCCGACGCCGGCTCGCCCTCGTCGGCGCCGGAGCACAGGGCGGGCGGTGGCCTCGGCGACCTGCTCGGCGGCCTGCTCGGCGGGTCCGGCGGCGGGCTCGGCGACCTGCTCGGTGGGCTGCTCGGCCGTGGCCGCAAGTGA
- a CDS encoding DUF2891 family protein, translated as MTEPDPLARTVLTALTTYFPYAAQHVHRSSDDVHLDPRALHPAFCGSFDWHSSVHMQASAIRLLEDHRIGEGVRQDLVRLLDWRLTAEHIETEIAYLAANPAYERPYGWAWAAQLASIAAASPTARRHGWADAVRPLGTTVLERLRRWLPRVGYPVRHGEHSNTAFAMLLARRAAEVLDRPDIVASLDDGAITWYADDRDAPTAYEPSGSDFLSPTLCEAALLQQVLPADGFDSWLDRFAPGLGAPDDPLLGRTLVLDPSDGKAVHLHGLALSRAWLLRTLAAHVAADRRDRIAAATAVTVADAARATVDGDFMSTHWLVSFLLLAEHGLP; from the coding sequence ATGACCGAGCCGGACCCGCTGGCACGCACCGTCCTCACCGCGCTCACGACGTACTTTCCTTATGCCGCCCAGCATGTGCACCGGTCATCGGACGACGTGCACCTCGATCCCCGCGCCCTGCACCCGGCGTTCTGCGGCAGCTTCGACTGGCACTCGAGCGTGCACATGCAGGCCTCCGCGATCCGGCTGCTGGAGGACCATCGGATCGGCGAGGGCGTGCGCCAGGACCTAGTCCGGCTGCTGGACTGGCGGCTGACGGCCGAGCACATCGAGACAGAGATCGCCTATCTGGCAGCCAATCCCGCCTACGAGCGTCCGTACGGGTGGGCGTGGGCCGCGCAGCTGGCGTCGATCGCCGCCGCCTCGCCGACCGCGCGCCGGCACGGCTGGGCGGACGCCGTACGGCCGTTGGGTACCACGGTGCTCGAGAGGCTGAGGCGGTGGCTTCCACGGGTGGGCTACCCGGTGCGCCACGGCGAGCATTCGAACACTGCGTTCGCGATGCTGCTCGCCCGCCGCGCCGCGGAGGTCCTCGACCGCCCGGACATCGTCGCGTCGCTCGACGACGGCGCGATCACCTGGTACGCCGACGATCGGGACGCACCGACGGCGTACGAGCCGAGCGGCAGCGACTTCCTCTCGCCCACGTTGTGCGAGGCCGCGCTGCTGCAGCAGGTCCTCCCCGCGGACGGCTTTGACTCGTGGCTCGACCGCTTCGCGCCCGGGCTCGGGGCGCCGGACGACCCGCTGCTGGGACGCACCCTCGTGCTCGATCCGTCCGACGGGAAGGCCGTGCACCTGCACGGGCTGGCGTTGAGCCGCGCCTGGCTGCTGCGGACGCTCGCGGCGCACGTGGCCGCCGATCGACGCGACCGCATCGCCGCCGCGACCGCCGTGACGGTCGCGGACGCGGCGCGCGCCACCGTGGACGGCGACTTCATGAGCACGCACTGGCTGGTCAGCTTCCTGCTGCTCGCCGAGCACGGCCTTCCGTAG
- a CDS encoding MBL fold metallo-hydrolase, translated as MLVTGFPAGVFATNCYILASEPGAECIIVDPGMDAMPTLTQVLEEHRLKPVAVALTHGHLDHTWSVTPLVDGYDIPAYLHGDDVDMVANPLEWHSRGLVDMVGGDPSKVPAFDDVKVLNDGEQISIVGVELTARHTPGHTQGSVIFTFEHPEAPVMLSGDTLFQQGIGRTDLPGGSYEAIMRSIDEVCLSYDDRTVVLPGHGGQTSIGAERASNPFILQYQRDQQSRS; from the coding sequence GTGCTAGTGACTGGATTCCCCGCGGGCGTGTTCGCGACCAACTGCTACATCCTCGCCAGCGAACCCGGCGCGGAGTGCATCATCGTCGACCCGGGCATGGATGCCATGCCCACGCTGACCCAGGTGCTCGAGGAGCATCGGCTCAAGCCGGTCGCGGTCGCGCTGACCCACGGTCACCTCGACCACACCTGGTCGGTCACCCCGCTCGTCGACGGGTACGACATCCCGGCGTACCTGCACGGTGACGACGTCGACATGGTCGCCAACCCGCTCGAGTGGCACAGCCGCGGGCTGGTCGACATGGTCGGGGGCGACCCGTCGAAGGTGCCGGCGTTCGACGACGTCAAGGTGCTGAACGACGGTGAGCAGATCAGCATCGTCGGCGTCGAGCTGACGGCGCGGCACACCCCCGGCCACACGCAGGGCTCGGTGATCTTCACCTTCGAGCACCCCGAGGCCCCGGTGATGCTGTCCGGCGACACCTTGTTCCAGCAGGGCATCGGACGCACCGACCTGCCCGGCGGTTCGTACGAGGCGATCATGCGCTCGATCGACGAGGTGTGCCTGTCGTACGACGACCGCACCGTCGTGCTGCCCGGCCACGGCGGCCAGACCAGCATCGGTGCGGAGCGCGCGAGCAACCCGTTCATCCTCCAGTACCAGCGCGACCAGCAGTCGCGGTCCTGA
- a CDS encoding peptidylprolyl isomerase: MSTAKQRRAAAHRKLEAQIAARKEAERQRKQQMIILSLVAAVAVIGLVTWMAVSSTDSAAKKAANACGYAADGSGEPTVGLPSADGLKKTGTVDLGMSTNRGEIKMRLDRAGAPCAVNSFAFLAEAHFFDGTPCHRLTTGALGVLQCGDPTGSGSGGAGYHFSEEPPTSADPYPEGTVAMAKGQAANSTGSQFFICYKSCSDALGPEYSVVGKVTEGLDVVKAIAAEGTSNGASDGAPKNPVTITNLAVIS; the protein is encoded by the coding sequence GTGTCGACCGCCAAGCAACGCCGCGCCGCCGCCCACCGCAAGCTGGAGGCCCAGATCGCGGCCCGCAAGGAAGCCGAGCGCCAGCGCAAGCAGCAGATGATCATCCTGAGTCTGGTCGCCGCGGTCGCCGTCATCGGACTGGTGACCTGGATGGCGGTCAGCAGCACCGACAGTGCGGCGAAGAAGGCCGCCAATGCCTGCGGCTACGCCGCCGACGGGAGCGGGGAGCCGACCGTCGGCCTTCCGTCCGCCGACGGCTTGAAGAAGACCGGAACGGTCGATCTGGGCATGAGCACCAACCGCGGCGAGATCAAGATGCGGCTCGACCGGGCCGGTGCGCCCTGCGCGGTCAACAGCTTCGCGTTCCTGGCCGAGGCGCACTTCTTCGACGGCACGCCCTGCCACCGGCTGACCACCGGCGCGCTCGGCGTCCTGCAGTGCGGTGACCCCACCGGCTCCGGCAGCGGAGGCGCCGGCTACCACTTCTCGGAGGAGCCGCCGACGTCCGCGGACCCCTACCCCGAGGGCACCGTCGCGATGGCCAAGGGCCAGGCCGCCAACAGCACCGGCTCGCAGTTCTTCATCTGCTACAAGTCCTGCAGCGACGCGCTCGGCCCGGAGTACTCGGTGGTCGGCAAGGTCACCGAGGGACTCGACGTCGTCAAGGCGATCGCCGCGGAGGGCACGTCCAACGGCGCCAGCGACGGCGCCCCGAAGAACCCCGTGACCATCACCAACCTGGCCGTCATCTCCTAG
- the aspS gene encoding aspartate--tRNA ligase yields MIRTHLASSLSATDAGQTVTLAGWVARRRDHGGVIFVDLRDSSGVAQVVFREGDMAQKAHRLRAEFCIAVTGKVEVRPEGNENPNLPSGEIEVYVDSLEVLSESAPLPFQIDAQGIGEVGEEARLRYRYLDLRRERSGNALRLRSKVNAAARAVLAERDFVEIETPTLTRSTPEGARDFLVPARLAPGSWYALPQSPQLFKQLLMVAGMERYYQIARCYRDEDFRADRQPEFTQLDIEMSFVDQEDVIELGESIIAALWRLIGVDVPRPIPRMTYAEAMRRYGSDKPDLRSDLELVECTEFFKDTPFRVFQAPYVGAVVMPGGASQPRRTLDAWQEWAKQRGAKGLAYVLVGEDGELTGPVAKNLSDDERAGLAAHVGARPGDCVFFGAGAVKSTRELLGAARLEVSRRCGLIDEDAWSFLWVVDAPMFELAAETDDVAVGSGKWTAVHHAFTAPKPEYLDTFDTDPGAALSNAYDIVCNGNEIGGGSIRIHRQDVQERVFELMGLSHDEAREKFGFLLDAFQYGAPPHGGIAFGWDRIVALLHKSDSIRDVIAFPKSGGGFDPLTSAPAPITAQQRKEAGVDAKPKQESKSTADAKPTQDVKA; encoded by the coding sequence GTGATTCGTACCCACCTGGCATCGAGCCTGAGCGCGACCGACGCGGGGCAGACCGTCACCCTCGCCGGGTGGGTCGCGCGGCGGCGTGATCACGGCGGAGTGATCTTCGTCGATCTGCGCGACTCGAGCGGCGTGGCCCAGGTCGTCTTCCGCGAGGGCGACATGGCGCAGAAGGCGCACCGACTGCGTGCGGAGTTCTGCATCGCCGTCACCGGCAAGGTCGAGGTGCGCCCCGAGGGCAACGAGAACCCGAACCTGCCCTCGGGCGAGATCGAGGTGTACGTCGACTCCCTCGAGGTGCTCAGCGAGTCCGCACCGTTGCCGTTCCAGATCGATGCCCAGGGCATCGGCGAGGTCGGCGAGGAGGCGCGGCTGCGCTATCGCTACCTCGACCTGCGCCGCGAGCGTTCCGGCAATGCGCTGCGGCTGCGCAGCAAGGTCAACGCAGCTGCGCGCGCCGTCCTCGCCGAGCGCGACTTCGTCGAGATCGAGACCCCCACGCTCACCCGTTCGACGCCTGAGGGGGCGCGCGACTTCCTCGTGCCGGCTCGGCTGGCTCCGGGATCGTGGTACGCGCTGCCGCAGTCGCCACAGCTGTTCAAGCAGCTGCTCATGGTCGCGGGCATGGAGCGCTACTACCAGATCGCGCGCTGCTACCGCGACGAGGACTTCCGCGCCGACCGCCAGCCGGAGTTCACCCAGCTCGACATCGAGATGTCCTTCGTCGACCAGGAGGACGTGATCGAGCTCGGCGAGTCCATCATCGCCGCGCTGTGGCGGCTGATCGGCGTCGACGTCCCCCGGCCGATCCCGCGGATGACCTACGCCGAGGCGATGCGCCGCTACGGCTCGGACAAGCCCGACCTGCGCAGCGACCTCGAGCTCGTCGAGTGCACCGAGTTCTTCAAGGACACGCCGTTCCGGGTCTTCCAGGCTCCGTACGTCGGAGCGGTCGTCATGCCGGGGGGAGCGTCGCAGCCGCGCCGTACCCTCGACGCCTGGCAGGAATGGGCGAAGCAGCGTGGCGCGAAGGGCCTGGCGTACGTCCTCGTCGGCGAGGACGGCGAGCTGACCGGACCGGTCGCCAAGAACCTCTCGGACGACGAGCGTGCCGGGCTCGCCGCGCACGTCGGCGCCCGTCCCGGCGACTGCGTGTTCTTCGGCGCGGGCGCGGTCAAGTCCACGCGGGAGCTGCTCGGCGCGGCTCGTCTAGAGGTGTCCCGACGGTGCGGGCTCATCGACGAGGACGCCTGGTCGTTCCTGTGGGTGGTGGATGCGCCGATGTTCGAGCTCGCCGCCGAGACCGACGACGTCGCCGTCGGCTCGGGCAAGTGGACCGCCGTGCACCACGCGTTCACCGCGCCGAAGCCCGAGTACCTCGACACCTTCGACACCGATCCCGGTGCGGCGCTGTCGAACGCCTACGACATCGTCTGCAACGGCAACGAGATCGGCGGCGGGTCGATCCGCATCCATCGCCAGGACGTCCAGGAGCGGGTGTTCGAGCTGATGGGCCTCTCCCACGACGAGGCTCGCGAGAAGTTCGGCTTCCTGCTCGATGCCTTCCAGTACGGCGCTCCGCCGCACGGCGGCATCGCGTTCGGCTGGGACCGGATCGTCGCGCTGCTGCACAAGAGCGACTCGATCCGCGACGTCATCGCGTTCCCGAAGTCCGGTGGCGGCTTCGACCCGCTGACCTCGGCCCCGGCGCCGATCACCGCGCAGCAGCGCAAGGAGGCCGGCGTCGACGCGAAGCCCAAGCAGGAGTCGAAGAGCACCGCTGACGCCAAGCCCACGCAGGACGTCAAGGCCTGA
- the hisS gene encoding histidine--tRNA ligase: MSRITPLTGFPEWLPRERVVEQRFLDILRDTFELHGFSGIETRAVEPVDFLLRKGEIDKEVYGVRRIHADQAERDAMALHYDMTVPFSRYVLENAGKLEFPFKRYQMQKAWRGERPQFGRFREFIQADADIVDRGTLSPHFDAEIVSLIVDLFRRLDFGRATVRVNNRKIPEGFYRGLGIADTTGVLQAVDKIDKIGVKIRDLLPDEVTDEQADKVMALAGIRTADGGFATRVRALGVTHPLLEEGLAELSALIDAVAPYADGTVLADLSIARGLDYYTGTVFETNLDGFAELGSVCSGGRYDELASDGKSTYPGVGLSVGVSRLMAVLVRDDLVRPSRGVPTCVLVALADDAHRDASNAIAHALRARGISAEVSPSAAKFGKQIKYADRRGIPFVWFTSDDGTQQVKDIRTGEQVDADPDAWTPSEDDRAPRLIRKEQ, translated from the coding sequence ATGTCACGCATCACCCCGCTCACGGGATTCCCGGAGTGGCTGCCGCGCGAGCGTGTCGTCGAGCAGCGCTTCCTCGACATCCTTCGGGATACCTTCGAGCTGCACGGCTTCTCGGGCATCGAGACCCGCGCCGTCGAGCCGGTCGACTTCCTGCTGCGCAAGGGGGAGATCGACAAGGAGGTCTACGGCGTCCGACGCATCCACGCCGACCAGGCCGAGCGGGACGCCATGGCCCTGCACTACGACATGACGGTGCCGTTCTCGCGCTACGTGCTGGAGAACGCCGGGAAGCTCGAGTTTCCGTTCAAGCGCTACCAGATGCAGAAGGCCTGGCGCGGGGAGCGGCCGCAGTTCGGCCGGTTCCGGGAGTTCATCCAGGCGGACGCCGACATCGTCGACCGGGGCACGCTCTCACCGCACTTCGACGCCGAGATCGTCTCGCTCATCGTCGATCTGTTCCGGCGTCTGGACTTCGGGCGCGCGACCGTCCGGGTGAACAACCGCAAGATCCCCGAGGGGTTCTATCGCGGTCTCGGCATCGCCGACACCACAGGCGTGCTGCAGGCCGTCGACAAGATCGACAAGATCGGCGTGAAGATCCGCGACCTGCTGCCGGACGAGGTGACCGACGAGCAGGCCGACAAGGTGATGGCTCTCGCGGGCATCCGCACCGCCGACGGCGGGTTCGCGACGCGGGTGCGGGCGCTCGGCGTGACGCACCCGCTGCTCGAGGAGGGCCTCGCCGAGCTATCGGCTTTGATCGACGCCGTGGCGCCGTACGCCGACGGCACGGTGCTCGCCGACCTCAGCATCGCGCGGGGCCTCGACTACTACACCGGCACGGTGTTCGAGACCAACCTCGACGGCTTCGCCGAGCTCGGCTCGGTCTGCTCCGGCGGCCGGTACGACGAGCTCGCCAGCGACGGCAAGTCCACCTACCCCGGCGTCGGCCTGTCCGTCGGCGTCTCGCGCCTGATGGCGGTGCTCGTGCGCGACGACCTCGTGCGCCCGTCCCGTGGCGTCCCGACCTGCGTGCTCGTCGCACTGGCGGATGACGCGCACCGGGACGCGAGCAACGCGATCGCGCACGCCCTGCGGGCCCGGGGGATATCGGCCGAGGTGTCGCCGTCCGCGGCGAAGTTCGGCAAGCAGATCAAGTACGCCGACCGGCGCGGTATCCCGTTCGTCTGGTTCACTTCGGACGACGGCACGCAGCAGGTCAAGGACATCCGTACCGGCGAACAGGTCGATGCCGACCCCGACGCCTGGACACCGAGCGAGGACGACCGCGCGCCTCGCCTCATTCGCAAGGAGCAGTAA